The window GCCGATCCTACGAGTCCCCATAAGTGTTCTACAGGTTCTATTGTATATTCAAGGGTTTCGAAGTTTGCTGAAACCAGGTAATTTCCTGCACTGACGACGATATTATCGCCTCCTTCCGCCAGGGTTCCGCCTGTGCCTCCATAATTGATTGCCCAATCATTATTTAGCCTGAATTTGATCTCTCCTTCAACTAAAGTCACCAAAGCTCTCCATTGGTCTGAAGTGGGGTCGTATTCCATCTGCATATCCGGTCCGTCCCATGCATTTGGAGTAGCGCTTCCTGCGATTCCCCAGATGTAGGGTTCTATTTTATAGGCAAGCAGGTTGAGGTCAAACGTAATTTTATAGATACCGGCTGTTACTTCAATATTGGCACCGTCCTGAATCAGGTCGTCTTCCATTCCGCCACTACCGGCTGCTCCGTAATTTATAGTCCACTCGTTGTTTTCACGTATTTTAATTTCTCCGTCAGTAAGTTCAGTATAGGCGACAAATACATTACCGACAGCAGTTTTATAGAAAGGTACGTCAGGTCCGTCCCATCCGTTTGGCGTGGCAGAACCAACCAACCCCCATGTCGATGACAGGTCGAGTGTGTTGGCATAACTGGTTATAACCAGTGATTGTGTGCCTGATTCGGCCACGGCTTCTTTTCCCAGGAGTGCCTGTACTTTAACAATAACATTATTAGTGATTCCCGTTAACGCACCGGCATCATTTACAGCTTTATTGAGTTCTTCTACAAGGAATGATTTTTCCAGATTGTTTCCGGCATTGATAGGCTGGACAGTACTAAAATCTCCTCCTTCCAGGTCGAAAAGAACCT of the Zhouia spongiae genome contains:
- a CDS encoding SusE domain-containing protein: MKIVKHIFAMLFTTASLLMTGCSDDDFVAVNPNASTSLTLSSTDDIVLVKDEEGETALTLNWTAPDFGFDAAPTFQVLFDLEGGDFSTVQPINAGNNLEKSFLVEELNKAVNDAGALTGITNNVIVKVQALLGKEAVAESGTQSLVITSYANTLDLSSTWGLVGSATPNGWDGPDVPFYKTAVGNVFVAYTELTDGEIKIRENNEWTINYGAAGSGGMEDDLIQDGANIEVTAGIYKITFDLNLLAYKIEPYIWGIAGSATPNAWDGPDMQMEYDPTSDQWRALVTLVEGEIKFRLNNDWAINYGGTGGTLAEGGDNIVVSAGNYLVSANFETLEYTIEPVEHLWGLVGSATPNAWDGPDLPFSMDYANEGIWILENVTLANGEIKFRSNNDWALNYGDDGVDGTLEQDGTNIAVTAGTYTIKLDFSVESNPRYTISN